The Nostoc sp. 'Lobaria pulmonaria (5183) cyanobiont' genome window below encodes:
- the clpS gene encoding ATP-dependent Clp protease adapter ClpS, which produces MSVETIEKPSTTRKLAPRYRVLLHNDDYNSMEHVVQSLIATVPSLTQPQAVSIMMEAHTNGLALVITCALEHAEFYCETLISHGLSSTIEPDE; this is translated from the coding sequence GTGTCAGTTGAAACCATTGAAAAGCCTTCCACAACCCGCAAGCTCGCGCCTCGGTATCGCGTTTTGCTCCATAACGACGACTACAACTCTATGGAGCATGTTGTACAGTCACTAATAGCCACTGTACCTAGCCTTACCCAACCCCAAGCTGTGAGCATCATGATGGAAGCCCATACTAATGGGCTAGCTTTAGTCATTACTTGCGCCCTGGAACACGCTGAGTTTTATTGCGAAACATTGATAAGTCACGGTTTAAGTAGCACGATTGAACCTGATGAATAG
- a CDS encoding STAS domain-containing protein: MQAVLNYPKIAVIRPQGCLNAANALEFERDMTTALAQNGISILVVDLAAVESLDSAGLMALLSTHKLALTLGRSCRLCAVAPQIRIIFELTQLDRVFEILDAEAELVQP, translated from the coding sequence ATGCAGGCAGTGCTTAACTATCCCAAGATTGCAGTTATTCGCCCCCAAGGGTGTTTAAATGCTGCAAACGCCTTGGAATTTGAACGAGATATGACTACAGCGTTGGCGCAAAATGGTATTTCCATCTTGGTAGTAGACCTCGCAGCAGTAGAATCGTTAGACAGCGCGGGGTTGATGGCATTGTTATCTACACACAAGCTGGCTCTTACTTTAGGAAGAAGTTGCCGACTTTGTGCTGTTGCTCCACAAATTAGAATTATTTTTGAACTAACGCAACTCGATAGGGTATTTGAAATATTAGACGCTGAAGCTGAGTTGGTCCAACCATAA
- a CDS encoding TIGR03960 family B12-binding radical SAM protein → MVVAVERLITSDILKPARYLGNELLAVHKPWDTTAIHWVLTYPEVYEVGASNLGHIILYNILNAQPRQLCDRAYLPGKDLAAKLRETNTPLFAVESKRSLTEFDILGFSLSYELGATNILEMLDLAGIPLTWRERQGGRGADEQGGRGELTDTQSCFPLIFAGGQTATSNPEPYADFFDFFALGDGEELLPEIGLVLEEGKQAGLSREHLLLDLAQIPGVYVPQFYDMAEDGSVHPRRPDVPKRILRRVATPIPAYSIGLVPYVETVHDRLTIEIRRGCTRGCRFCQPGMLTRPARDVEPDRVVKAIEQGMRATGYNEFSLLSLSCSDYLSLPAVGMEIKNRLKNENISLTLPSQRVDRFDENIANILGGTRQGGLTFAPEAGTQRMRDIVNKGLTNEELLRGVKTAWEQGWDKIKLYFMIGLPGETDIDVLGIAETVSWLQRECRGKGRKPLNFNLTISNFTPKPHTPFQWHSVSTAEFKRKQNLLRQEFRQIKGVKVNFTDVRISAMEDFVGRGDRNLSKVVRRAWELGAGMDSWYENLDRAFSAWGSAIAQAGLDWKYRQVENGEGNLFHAEEHRSRGAEENTPLSTPHSLDIPLPWDHIDTGIDKKWLQEDLQRALEAAIVPDCSFEGCSHCGVCGIDFGHNIVIESPAIPKFAGEFVPNTTKAQRLRVWFGKQGNMALMSHLDLIRLFDRVVRRAGLPIAFTGGFHPMPRISLATALALGATSSGEIADFELTVPVEVNTFREKLTGEMPTDIPIYNVEQIDLKSSAATQLLETAEYLITVAALAETTPIQWQNWIDTIKAKEELWYEQITKSGKSQLINLRDRLFELELVETHNHKTESMSSVIRYLGSYRQDGLLLRPEQILFMLETVANVEFQLLHIHRNRLILGV, encoded by the coding sequence GTGGTTGTTGCAGTTGAAAGATTAATAACGTCGGATATTTTAAAACCAGCCCGTTACCTGGGTAACGAGCTGTTAGCAGTACACAAACCTTGGGATACGACAGCAATACATTGGGTTTTAACCTACCCAGAAGTATATGAAGTCGGTGCATCTAATTTAGGGCACATTATCCTTTATAACATCTTAAATGCCCAACCGCGTCAATTGTGCGATCGCGCCTACCTCCCAGGAAAAGACCTGGCAGCCAAACTACGCGAAACTAATACGCCATTGTTTGCGGTAGAGTCAAAGCGATCGCTGACAGAATTCGACATTTTAGGCTTTAGCCTCAGTTACGAACTGGGTGCAACTAACATCCTCGAAATGTTGGATTTGGCTGGAATTCCATTGACGTGGCGAGAAAGGCAGGGAGGTAGAGGGGCAGATGAGCAGGGGGGCAGGGGGGAACTTACCGATACCCAGTCATGCTTTCCGTTAATTTTTGCTGGTGGGCAAACAGCGACATCGAATCCTGAGCCTTATGCTGACTTCTTCGACTTTTTCGCCCTTGGAGATGGAGAAGAACTACTGCCAGAAATTGGTTTGGTGTTGGAAGAAGGCAAACAAGCAGGATTGAGTCGGGAACATTTGTTACTTGATTTGGCACAGATACCTGGCGTATATGTCCCTCAGTTTTACGATATGGCAGAGGATGGCTCAGTTCATCCTCGTCGCCCGGATGTGCCAAAACGAATTCTGCGACGGGTTGCAACTCCCATACCAGCATATTCCATTGGGCTAGTTCCTTATGTAGAAACGGTGCATGACCGCTTGACCATTGAGATTCGGCGTGGTTGCACTCGTGGCTGTCGCTTCTGTCAACCAGGAATGCTGACTCGACCAGCACGGGATGTAGAACCAGATCGGGTTGTAAAAGCAATAGAACAGGGGATGCGGGCAACTGGTTACAATGAGTTTTCTCTACTATCTCTGAGTTGTTCTGATTATTTGTCCCTACCAGCAGTGGGGATGGAAATCAAAAATCGCTTAAAAAATGAAAATATTTCTCTAACTCTACCAAGCCAACGGGTAGACAGATTTGATGAGAATATTGCCAATATCCTGGGAGGTACGCGGCAAGGTGGACTGACTTTTGCTCCAGAAGCTGGGACTCAGCGGATGCGAGACATTGTGAATAAGGGGTTGACGAATGAAGAATTGTTGCGGGGGGTGAAAACGGCTTGGGAGCAAGGCTGGGATAAAATAAAGTTGTATTTTATGATTGGCTTGCCGGGTGAGACGGATATTGACGTTTTAGGCATTGCCGAAACAGTAAGCTGGCTACAGCGAGAATGTCGGGGCAAAGGCAGAAAACCCCTAAACTTTAACCTGACAATTTCTAACTTTACGCCCAAGCCCCATACACCATTCCAGTGGCACTCAGTTTCTACTGCTGAATTTAAGCGAAAGCAAAACCTCTTGCGGCAAGAATTCCGCCAAATCAAGGGAGTGAAGGTAAATTTTACCGATGTCCGCATTTCGGCAATGGAAGATTTTGTGGGACGAGGCGATCGCAATTTGAGCAAAGTAGTCCGCCGTGCTTGGGAATTGGGTGCAGGTATGGATTCCTGGTATGAAAATTTAGATCGGGCTTTTAGTGCTTGGGGGTCTGCGATCGCCCAAGCAGGTTTAGATTGGAAATACCGCCAAGTAGAAAATGGCGAAGGGAATTTGTTTCACGCAGAGGAGCACAGGAGCAGAGGAGCAGAGGAGAATACCCCACTCAGCACTCCCCATTCCCTCGATATTCCCCTACCTTGGGATCATATTGATACCGGAATTGACAAAAAGTGGCTCCAAGAAGACTTGCAACGCGCTCTAGAAGCTGCAATTGTACCCGACTGCTCTTTTGAAGGTTGTTCTCATTGTGGCGTCTGTGGCATCGACTTTGGGCATAATATCGTGATTGAATCACCTGCCATCCCAAAATTTGCTGGCGAATTTGTCCCCAACACAACTAAGGCGCAAAGACTGCGAGTTTGGTTTGGTAAGCAGGGTAATATGGCTTTGATGAGCCATCTGGATTTAATCCGTCTATTTGACCGAGTTGTGCGGCGAGCAGGCTTACCAATTGCTTTTACTGGTGGGTTTCACCCAATGCCACGGATTTCTCTAGCAACTGCTTTGGCTTTAGGGGCTACTAGCAGCGGTGAAATTGCAGATTTTGAGTTAACTGTACCAGTGGAAGTTAATACTTTCCGAGAAAAGTTGACTGGTGAAATGCCCACAGATATACCTATATATAATGTGGAGCAGATAGATTTAAAATCTAGTGCCGCTACCCAACTGCTAGAGACCGCAGAGTATTTGATTACTGTAGCAGCACTTGCAGAAACAACACCCATACAATGGCAAAACTGGATTGATACAATCAAAGCAAAAGAGGAACTTTGGTACGAGCAAATAACTAAGTCAGGCAAGAGCCAGTTAATAAATCTGCGCGATCGCTTATTTGAACTGGAATTAGTAGAAACCCATAATCACAAAACTGAATCTATGTCATCTGTAATCCGTTATCTAGGTAGCTATCGCCAGGACGGTTTGCTGTTGCGTCCCGAACAAATCCTGTTTATGCTAGAGACAGTGGCTAATGTAGAATTTCAACTCCTGCACATCCACCGCAATCGGCTAATTTTAGGGGTATAA
- a CDS encoding Rne/Rng family ribonuclease codes for MPKQIIIAEQHQIAAVFSEDQIQELVVATGHHQIGDIYLGVVENVLPGIDAAFVNIGDPERNGFIHVTDLGPLKLKRTAAAITELLAPQQKVLVQVMKEPTGTKGPRLTGNITLPGRYVVLMPYGRGVNLSRRIKSESERNRLRALAILVKPAGMGLLVRTEAEGKPEEAIMEDLELLQKQWEAIQQEAHSTRAPALLNRDDDFIQRVLRDMYGADVNRIVVDSSTGLKRVKQYLQNWSGGQTPQGLLIDHHRDRSPILEYFRITAAIREALKPRVDLPSGGYIIIEPTEALTVIDVNSGSFTRSATARETVLWTNCEAATEIARQLRLRNIAGVIVVDFIDMESRRDQLQVLEHFNKALKADKARPQIAQLTELGLVELTRKRQGQNIYELFGETCPTCGGLGHTVRLPGEIENRLPIPAETPERERFVSLPHREPRQPSARIPEPRETYDGFGEAFDGDSELSNLNLINHPSYQELNDKRRTRTRRSRIGVNGLNGKDESRIVPNPLAFVNEPDLDLDIEPELGVAPEIPSPTLGKPGWSERVERTKIIKAEPVKPVVEPPEIRTVEMSLQEQDIFALMGISPLVKLEQEVKNTKSVIINVIQPGQQPTTPIESTSESTIVQKATPEIITIAQKATPEITASKIPTPKVIEPEQKSLIEETTEPSELTVNPSGRLSAKAAAANEIADESEANSSATASRRRRRRSSAIEDN; via the coding sequence ATGCCAAAACAAATTATCATCGCGGAGCAGCACCAAATTGCTGCGGTTTTTTCTGAAGATCAAATACAGGAACTTGTTGTTGCTACAGGTCATCATCAAATAGGTGATATCTACTTAGGAGTAGTAGAAAACGTATTACCTGGGATAGATGCGGCTTTTGTCAATATTGGCGACCCAGAGCGCAACGGTTTTATTCACGTCACCGACTTGGGGCCATTGAAGCTCAAGCGTACTGCAGCGGCAATTACAGAACTACTAGCACCACAACAGAAAGTTTTGGTGCAAGTAATGAAAGAGCCAACGGGCACAAAAGGGCCTAGACTCACGGGTAATATTACTTTACCCGGACGCTACGTAGTACTGATGCCCTATGGTCGGGGCGTAAATTTATCCCGACGGATTAAAAGTGAAAGTGAGCGCAACCGTTTACGAGCACTGGCGATTTTGGTCAAACCGGCGGGAATGGGTTTGCTTGTGCGTACAGAAGCAGAAGGCAAACCTGAAGAAGCGATTATGGAAGATTTGGAGTTGCTGCAAAAGCAATGGGAGGCTATCCAGCAGGAAGCCCATTCCACCCGTGCTCCAGCACTGCTCAACCGAGATGATGACTTTATCCAGCGCGTATTGCGGGATATGTACGGCGCGGATGTCAATCGGATTGTCGTAGATTCTAGTACTGGTTTGAAGCGCGTCAAACAGTACTTGCAGAATTGGAGTGGCGGTCAAACACCGCAGGGATTGTTGATTGACCATCATCGCGATCGCTCCCCAATTTTAGAGTACTTCCGCATCACTGCTGCCATTCGAGAAGCCCTAAAACCAAGGGTAGACCTACCTTCTGGCGGTTACATTATCATCGAACCGACGGAGGCATTAACTGTAATCGATGTTAACTCTGGTTCCTTCACGCGATCGGCAACTGCTAGAGAAACAGTTTTGTGGACAAACTGCGAAGCCGCAACAGAAATTGCTCGCCAGTTGCGTCTGCGAAATATCGCCGGGGTGATCGTCGTTGATTTTATCGATATGGAATCGCGACGCGACCAACTGCAAGTTCTCGAACACTTTAATAAAGCACTCAAAGCAGACAAAGCTCGTCCTCAGATTGCCCAACTTACCGAACTGGGTTTAGTAGAACTGACCCGCAAACGTCAGGGCCAAAATATCTACGAATTGTTTGGGGAAACTTGCCCCACCTGTGGCGGTTTAGGACATACTGTGCGTCTGCCTGGAGAAATCGAAAACCGATTACCGATACCGGCTGAGACACCAGAGCGCGAGCGTTTTGTATCCTTGCCTCACCGAGAACCACGTCAGCCATCTGCCCGCATCCCAGAACCACGAGAAACCTATGATGGATTTGGGGAAGCATTTGACGGCGACTCGGAATTGAGCAACCTCAATCTGATCAATCATCCTAGTTATCAAGAACTTAATGATAAGCGTCGTACCCGGACTCGCCGTAGTCGAATTGGTGTTAATGGGTTAAACGGGAAAGATGAATCTCGGATTGTTCCCAACCCCCTGGCTTTTGTTAACGAGCCAGATTTAGACCTGGATATAGAACCAGAACTAGGAGTTGCGCCAGAAATTCCCTCACCCACCCTTGGTAAACCAGGTTGGAGTGAAAGAGTAGAGCGCACTAAAATTATCAAGGCAGAACCAGTTAAACCAGTGGTAGAACCACCGGAGATTAGAACTGTAGAAATGAGCCTCCAAGAACAGGATATATTTGCTTTGATGGGAATATCTCCTTTGGTGAAGTTAGAGCAAGAGGTTAAAAATACCAAGTCTGTGATTATTAATGTGATTCAGCCCGGTCAACAGCCAACGACCCCAATTGAATCAACCTCAGAATCAACTATTGTCCAAAAAGCAACACCTGAAATAATCACTATTGCCCAAAAGGCAACACCGGAAATAACTGCAAGCAAAATACCGACACCAAAAGTTATTGAGCCAGAACAAAAATCTTTGATTGAAGAGACAACTGAACCATCGGAGTTGACTGTGAATCCTTCGGGACGCTTGTCTGCGAAAGCCGCAGCCGCGAACGAGATCGCAGATGAAAGTGAAGCTAATAGTAGCGCCACAGCCAGCCGTCGCCGCCGTCGTCGTTCCTCAGCGATCGAGGATAATTAA
- a CDS encoding ribonuclease HII, with amino-acid sequence MVETSPTPLEQSTWLEFSTLSGIPGLVAGVDEVGRGALFGPVVAAAVILPDRALPILIAAKIKDSKKLSSSRRTQLAQQICELAIDWKIGFASTAEIDKINILQATLLAMRRAVLKLKVQPALCLIDGNQSIKDLLLPQQTIVKGDERSLAIASASIVAKVWRDDLIMRLALKYPMYNLECNKGYGSQRHLLALQQYGSSPLHRQSFRPCQIKGLSVE; translated from the coding sequence ATGGTAGAAACATCGCCAACACCTTTGGAACAATCCACTTGGTTGGAGTTTTCTACCTTGTCAGGGATTCCAGGGTTGGTTGCAGGTGTGGATGAAGTAGGGCGAGGCGCTCTGTTTGGCCCTGTGGTGGCGGCAGCAGTGATCCTACCAGATCGCGCTTTGCCAATACTGATAGCAGCTAAAATCAAAGACAGTAAAAAGTTGTCTAGTTCTCGGAGAACTCAGCTAGCGCAGCAAATTTGTGAGCTAGCTATAGACTGGAAAATAGGGTTTGCTTCTACTGCCGAAATTGACAAGATAAATATTTTGCAAGCAACGCTGTTAGCAATGAGGCGGGCTGTGCTGAAGTTAAAGGTACAGCCGGCACTTTGCTTGATTGACGGCAATCAGTCCATCAAAGATTTGCTATTGCCGCAACAAACAATAGTTAAAGGGGACGAGCGATCGCTCGCTATTGCCTCTGCTAGTATTGTCGCTAAGGTTTGGCGTGACGATCTGATAATGCGTCTAGCACTAAAATACCCTATGTACAATCTGGAGTGTAACAAGGGTTATGGTAGCCAGCGGCATTTGCTGGCTTTGCAACAATACGGTTCCTCGCCCTTACACCGTCAGTCTTTTCGTCCTTGCCAAATCAAAGGTCTGAGTGTTGAGTGA
- a CDS encoding DUF1997 domain-containing protein, producing MATRFTASQSVEIAVPEQPIPIQHYLRQPQRLVKALVDNSRIQQLSEEVFRLKMRPLTFMSLSIQPTVDMRVWAESNGIIYLRSLNCEILGFEYINQRFALNLKGYLSPKEFSTGTRLQGKADLEVLVDFPPPFSFTPKPILEATGNGLLKSVLLSVKQRLLNQLLTDYSYWVISQTKDRGLDSDSTEFPILNAE from the coding sequence ATGGCTACCCGGTTTACTGCCTCTCAATCGGTTGAAATCGCTGTTCCAGAGCAGCCTATTCCCATTCAGCACTACTTGCGTCAGCCTCAACGTCTAGTTAAGGCTTTGGTTGACAATAGCCGGATTCAGCAGCTTTCTGAGGAAGTATTTCGCTTGAAAATGCGTCCGCTGACTTTTATGTCATTGAGTATTCAACCTACTGTAGACATGAGAGTCTGGGCAGAATCAAATGGAATAATTTATTTGCGATCGCTCAACTGTGAAATTTTAGGTTTCGAGTATATTAACCAGCGCTTTGCTCTCAATTTAAAAGGGTATTTGTCTCCCAAAGAGTTTAGCACTGGCACTCGCCTCCAAGGAAAAGCTGATTTAGAAGTGCTGGTGGATTTCCCACCGCCATTTTCCTTCACTCCTAAGCCGATTTTAGAAGCTACTGGTAATGGTTTGCTCAAAAGCGTGCTGTTGTCGGTCAAGCAACGTTTATTAAATCAACTTTTGACAGATTATAGTTACTGGGTAATATCACAAACCAAAGATAGAGGACTTGACAGTGATAGTACTGAATTCCCAATCCTGAATGCTGAGTAA
- the pheA gene encoding prephenate dehydratase, whose translation MTLSIAHLGPPGTYTEQAAVFYVNWLSKSTGSEAILCPYPTIPQSLHAVANGQAHLAVVPVENSIEGSVTTTMDTLWQLDSLRIQLALVLPIAHTLISCASNLNRIKTVYSHPQALAQCQGWLEQFLSTVEIIPSNSTTEALQRLEQDTTTAAIASSRAAQLYNLPILASGINDNPENFTRFWVVSQGEVDAGYQATKAPASHTSLAFSMPANTPGALVKPLQIFAQLGINLSRIESRPTKRSLGEYLFFMDLEADVKEAQMQSALAELITHTEILKILGAYNVLPIATLT comes from the coding sequence ATGACTTTATCGATCGCACATTTAGGGCCTCCCGGCACTTACACAGAACAAGCAGCTGTTTTTTATGTCAACTGGTTGAGCAAAAGTACGGGAAGTGAAGCTATATTATGCCCCTATCCCACTATCCCTCAATCACTGCACGCCGTTGCTAATGGTCAAGCTCACTTGGCTGTTGTGCCAGTAGAAAATTCTATTGAAGGGAGTGTGACTACAACAATGGATACACTATGGCAGTTGGACAGTTTGCGTATTCAGTTGGCTTTGGTATTACCCATTGCCCATACGTTAATTTCCTGTGCGTCTAATTTAAATAGGATTAAAACTGTTTACTCCCACCCGCAAGCTTTGGCACAATGTCAGGGATGGTTAGAGCAGTTTCTCTCAACAGTAGAGATTATTCCCAGTAATTCCACAACCGAAGCACTACAGCGATTGGAGCAAGATACAACAACGGCAGCGATCGCTTCTAGTAGAGCAGCTCAACTTTACAACCTACCGATACTTGCTAGTGGTATCAACGACAATCCAGAAAACTTTACTCGTTTTTGGGTAGTAAGTCAGGGGGAAGTGGACGCTGGATACCAGGCAACAAAAGCGCCTGCTAGTCACACATCACTGGCTTTTAGTATGCCTGCCAACACACCCGGAGCATTGGTAAAACCTTTGCAAATATTTGCTCAACTGGGAATTAACCTCAGTCGGATTGAATCTCGTCCAACGAAGCGATCGCTAGGCGAATACTTGTTTTTCATGGATTTAGAAGCAGATGTCAAGGAAGCACAAATGCAATCTGCTTTAGCAGAATTAATTACTCACACAGAGATTTTAAAAATTCTTGGCGCTTACAATGTTTTACCGATCGCCACCCTTACTTGA
- a CDS encoding LON peptidase substrate-binding domain-containing protein translates to MTSSSKIAVRELPLFPLPEVVLFPTRPLPLHIFEFRYRIMMNTILESDRRFGVLMFDPVKGTIANTGCCAEIIHHQRLPDDRIKMMTLGQQRFRVLEYVREKPYRVGLVEWIEDQPPTKDLRPLSTEVEQLLRDVVRLSAKLTEQNIELPEDLPDLPTELSYWVASNLYGVAAEQQLLLEMQDTVTRLEREAEILTSTRNHLAARAVLKDTFSEK, encoded by the coding sequence ATGACATCATCTTCTAAAATTGCAGTTCGCGAACTACCTCTGTTCCCGTTACCCGAAGTAGTTCTGTTTCCTACTAGGCCATTACCCCTGCACATCTTTGAATTTCGCTACCGAATCATGATGAACACGATTTTGGAGAGCGATCGCAGGTTCGGTGTTTTGATGTTTGATCCAGTCAAAGGTACAATTGCAAACACTGGTTGCTGTGCCGAAATCATTCATCACCAACGGCTGCCAGACGATCGGATCAAGATGATGACTTTAGGGCAGCAAAGATTTCGTGTATTAGAGTATGTTCGTGAAAAGCCATACCGGGTTGGCTTAGTTGAGTGGATAGAAGATCAACCACCAACTAAAGATTTGCGACCTTTATCAACTGAAGTAGAACAACTACTGCGAGATGTAGTGCGTCTGTCAGCCAAATTAACCGAACAAAATATCGAACTGCCAGAAGATTTGCCCGATTTACCAACAGAGTTATCTTATTGGGTAGCCAGTAATCTTTATGGTGTCGCCGCAGAGCAGCAATTATTGTTAGAAATGCAAGATACTGTAACTCGTCTAGAGCGGGAAGCAGAAATTTTAACTTCTACTCGGAATCACTTGGCAGCTCGCGCTGTTCTCAAAGACACATTTAGTGAAAAGTGA
- the rpsJ gene encoding 30S ribosomal protein S10, whose product MATLQQQKIRIRLQAFDRRLLDTSCEKIVDTANRTNATAIGPIPLPTKRRIYCVLRSPHVDKDSREHFETRTHRRIIDIYQPSSKTIDALMKLDLPSGVDIEVKL is encoded by the coding sequence ATGGCAACTCTACAGCAGCAGAAGATTAGAATCCGCTTACAAGCCTTTGACAGGCGCTTATTAGATACATCTTGCGAGAAGATTGTAGACACAGCTAACCGCACCAACGCTACAGCTATAGGCCCAATTCCTTTACCAACAAAACGCCGGATCTATTGTGTGCTGCGATCGCCCCACGTAGATAAAGATTCACGGGAGCACTTTGAAACCCGTACTCATCGCCGGATTATTGACATTTACCAGCCCTCTTCTAAGACTATTGATGCCCTGATGAAATTGGATCTACCATCGGGCGTAGATATCGAAGTCAAACTTTAA
- the tuf gene encoding elongation factor Tu, producing MARAKFERNKPHINIGTVGHVDHGKTTLTAAITMTLAAMGQAIAKGYDQIDNAPEEKARGITINTAHVEYETASRHYAHVDCPGHADYVKNMITGAAQMDGGILVVAATDGPMPQTREHILLAKQVGVPSLVVFLNKEDLMDDPELLELVELELRELLSSYDFPGDDIPIVKGSGLQALEAMTKNPKTQRGENPWVDKIYELMDAVDSYIPTPERDVDKPFLMAVEDVFSITGRGTVATGRIERGVVKVGDNVELVGIRDTRATTVTGIEMFKKSLDQGMAGDNAGVLLRGIQKADIERGMVIAKPGSIKPHNEFEGEVYVLTEKEGGRKTPFFAGYRPQFYVRTTDVTGTIKAYTSDEGKEVEMVMPGDRIKMTVELINAIAIEQGMRFAIREGGRTIGAGVVSKIIK from the coding sequence ATGGCACGCGCAAAGTTTGAAAGGAATAAACCCCACATCAATATCGGTACAGTTGGCCACGTTGACCACGGTAAAACTACCTTGACAGCAGCCATCACCATGACCTTGGCTGCTATGGGTCAAGCTATAGCTAAAGGCTACGATCAAATCGATAATGCCCCAGAAGAAAAGGCACGGGGTATTACCATCAATACCGCTCACGTAGAGTATGAAACCGCAAGTCGGCACTATGCTCACGTAGACTGTCCAGGACACGCTGACTATGTGAAGAACATGATCACCGGTGCTGCCCAGATGGACGGAGGTATCCTGGTAGTTGCTGCTACCGATGGCCCTATGCCCCAAACCCGCGAACACATTCTGTTGGCAAAACAGGTAGGCGTTCCCAGTCTGGTTGTCTTCTTGAACAAAGAAGATTTGATGGATGACCCAGAACTTTTGGAACTAGTAGAACTAGAACTGAGAGAACTGTTAAGCAGTTATGATTTCCCTGGTGACGATATCCCCATCGTCAAAGGCTCTGGTCTACAAGCTCTAGAAGCAATGACCAAGAATCCTAAGACCCAACGCGGTGAAAATCCATGGGTAGACAAAATCTACGAATTGATGGATGCTGTAGATTCTTACATCCCCACTCCTGAGCGGGATGTTGATAAACCCTTCCTGATGGCTGTAGAAGACGTGTTCTCAATTACAGGTCGTGGTACTGTCGCCACCGGTCGGATTGAGCGGGGTGTAGTCAAAGTTGGCGATAACGTTGAACTAGTAGGTATCAGAGATACTCGCGCCACTACCGTAACTGGTATTGAGATGTTCAAAAAGAGTCTCGACCAAGGTATGGCTGGGGATAATGCTGGCGTACTACTCCGGGGTATCCAGAAGGCTGATATTGAACGGGGTATGGTCATTGCCAAACCTGGTTCGATTAAACCTCACAATGAATTTGAAGGTGAGGTTTATGTCTTAACAGAAAAAGAAGGTGGTCGTAAAACTCCATTTTTCGCTGGCTACCGTCCCCAGTTCTACGTACGGACAACTGATGTAACTGGTACCATCAAAGCCTACACCTCCGATGAAGGCAAAGAAGTAGAAATGGTAATGCCAGGCGATCGCATCAAGATGACAGTAGAATTGATCAACGCGATCGCGATTGAACAAGGAATGCGCTTCGCTATCCGCGAAGGTGGTCGCACCATCGGTGCTGGTGTCGTCTCCAAAATTATCAAGTAG